The following nucleotide sequence is from Flavobacterium sp. N1736.
ATACAGAATGAAATTTGCTGCTGCAAAAAAAGGGAGATAAATGATGTTCTGAGAAAAGGACATACAAAAAGAAATTCTTAATACTAATTTTAATAAACATGAATTTAGAGAAAATTTTAGCCATTTCTGGGAAACCAGGTTTATATGTATTGAAAGTGCAAACTCGTACAGGTTTTGTGGCAGAATCATTATTAGACGGAAAAAAAATCACAGTAAACTTAAAAAGTAATGTAAGTTTATTATCTGAAATTTCAATCTACACTTACGATGGAGAAAAACCTTTAACGGAAGTAATGCAGCTTATTGCTAAAAAAGAAAAGAACGGTCAGGCAATTTCTCATAAAGAAGATAACGCTACATTAACAAGTTATTTTAAAGAAATTTTACCTGATTTTGATGAAGAAAGGGTTTATCCTTCAGATATTAAAAAAGTATTAAACTGGTATAACACGCTTGAGACAAAAGGATTGGTTACAGATTTGGCACCAGCGGTTACAGAAACTCCGGAAAAAACTCCGGTTGCTGAAGAAAAACCAAAAAAAGCTCCGACGGCTAAAAAACCAAAAGCTAAAAAAGAAGAATAGTAATTAATCTTCCATTAATATATTATCCTGTTAAGATATTTTCTTGACAGGATTTTTTACTTTTACACCATTAGGTTACAATCCAAAAAAACTTCAAAAATGAGTAAAGAACTTCAACTTCAGGCATTCGAAAGATTATTAATTATTATGGATGAACTGCGTGAACAATGTCCGTGGGATAAAAAGCAGACTTTGCAAACGCTTAGACATCTTACCATTGAAGAAACGTATGAATTGGGAGATGCAATTTTGGATAATGATTTAAACGAAGTAAAAAAAGAATTAGGAGATTTATTGCTGCATATTGTTTTTTATGCAAAAATAGGCTCAGAAACCAATGATTTTGATATTGCTGATGTTTGTAACGAAATTTGCGAAAAACTAATTCATCGTCATCCTCACATTTATAGCGATACAGTTGTAAAAGATGAAGAAGAAGTCAAACAAAATTGGGAAAAATTAAAACTTAAAGAAGGAAAAAAATCTGTTTTAGAAGGAGTTCCAAGAAGTTTACCGGCATTAGTTAAAGCAAGCCGAATTCAGGATAAAGTAAAAGGTGTTGGTTTTGATTGGGAAGAACCGCATCAGGTTTGGGATAAAGTGCAGGAAGAATTGCAAGAACTGCAAGTAGAAGTGACGGCTGGAGATCAGGATAAAATTGAGGCAGAATTTGGAGACGTATTATTTTCCATGATTAATTATGCCCGATTTTTAAATGTAAATCCGGAAGATGCTTTGGAGCGAACCAATAAAAAGTTTATTAAACGTTTTCAATATCTTGAAAGTAAAGCAGGTGAATTAGGAAAACCTTTAATGGATATGACACTTGCAGAAATGGATGTTTTTTGGAATGAGGCGAAAAAGCTCTGATTATTCGGCTAGCTTTTTTAATGCTTTTACATCTTTAAGAACAATTTTTTTACCAACTAATTCTATAAAATCTAATTTATTAAAATCAGAAAGCAAACGGATGCAGCTTTCGGTTGCCGTTCCTATCATTCCGGCTAATTCTTCTCTGGTTAGTTGTACTTTTAGGGTTTTATCATCGTTTATTCCAAAAAAGTCATGTAAATAAAGCAATGTTTCTGCTAATCTTTGTTTTACGGTTTTTTGAACTAATGCAATTTTATCATTCTCAGATTCTTTTAAATCCTCACAAACAGATTGCATTAATTTCATCGAAAACTGATTGTTAGTATTAAAAAAACCAATAATCTCAGATTTTGGAATAAAACAAACTTCCATATCAGCTATAGCTTTTGCACTCAGATTGGCAGGTTCGTTACTAATCATAGAACGCTGTCCTAAAAGCTCACCTGATTTTACTAATTTTACAATCTGATCTTTTCCGTTGGCACTAAGTTTTGAAAGTTTTCCAACTCCGTCTTTCACACAAAAAACGCCATTCGTGACTTCACCTTCTTCAAAAATTGACTCTCCTTTTTTAATTGTGTAAGTAGTTTTGCTGTTTGCAAGTTTTATAACTTCATCTTTATTTAAGGCTTGTAAAGAAGTTAACTGCCGTACGATACATTGGTCACATTTATTCATGACAAAAATTTTATGCGAAATTAACCAATATTCAGGTTTAAAAGCAGAATAATTAGAGAAAAAAACAATAAAAAAAGTTCAATCGTAATTTGCCCTTTTTATTTTAGTAAATTAGAATCATAATTTATTAAAGTATGATAAATATCATATTTATAGTCTTTTGCAATTTGTAAACTTTGCACAAGTTAAAAAAAACAAATTATGAGTGAGCAAAGTTGTTTTCATTGTGGGCTAACCATTACTAAAAATGAAGAAATCAATTTTGATGAAAAAAAGTTCTGTTGTAATGGGTGCAAAACAGTTTACGAAATTTTCAGTCTTCATGATTTAACTTGCTATTACGATTTTGAAAAATCACCAGGTGCAACTCCACAAGATATTCAGGGAAAATATGATTTTCTTGATAACGAAACAATCTTATCAAAAATTTTAGAATTTCAGGAAGGAAACACCGCTATAGTTTCACTCAATATTCCCCATATTCATTGTAGTTCCTGTATTTGGATTCTTGAAAATCTAAACAGATTACAACCCGGAATCAGCATTTCTCAGGTTAATTTTCCGGAAAAAAAAGTTCGAATTACTTATAATCTAGATATTGTTTCCCTAAAAACAATTGTTTATTTACTTAGTTCAATAGGTTATGAACCTTATATTAGTTTAGAAAA
It contains:
- a CDS encoding DUF5606 domain-containing protein, whose amino-acid sequence is MNLEKILAISGKPGLYVLKVQTRTGFVAESLLDGKKITVNLKSNVSLLSEISIYTYDGEKPLTEVMQLIAKKEKNGQAISHKEDNATLTSYFKEILPDFDEERVYPSDIKKVLNWYNTLETKGLVTDLAPAVTETPEKTPVAEEKPKKAPTAKKPKAKKEE
- the mazG gene encoding nucleoside triphosphate pyrophosphohydrolase; this encodes MSKELQLQAFERLLIIMDELREQCPWDKKQTLQTLRHLTIEETYELGDAILDNDLNEVKKELGDLLLHIVFYAKIGSETNDFDIADVCNEICEKLIHRHPHIYSDTVVKDEEEVKQNWEKLKLKEGKKSVLEGVPRSLPALVKASRIQDKVKGVGFDWEEPHQVWDKVQEELQELQVEVTAGDQDKIEAEFGDVLFSMINYARFLNVNPEDALERTNKKFIKRFQYLESKAGELGKPLMDMTLAEMDVFWNEAKKL
- a CDS encoding Crp/Fnr family transcriptional regulator, translated to MNKCDQCIVRQLTSLQALNKDEVIKLANSKTTYTIKKGESIFEEGEVTNGVFCVKDGVGKLSKLSANGKDQIVKLVKSGELLGQRSMISNEPANLSAKAIADMEVCFIPKSEIIGFFNTNNQFSMKLMQSVCEDLKESENDKIALVQKTVKQRLAETLLYLHDFFGINDDKTLKVQLTREELAGMIGTATESCIRLLSDFNKLDFIELVGKKIVLKDVKALKKLAE